One window from the genome of Pandoraea fibrosis encodes:
- a CDS encoding succinate dehydrogenase iron-sulfur subunit, translated as MMKRIFEVYRYDPDKDAAPYMQTYEVELDGHERMLLDALVKLKKIDEGIAFRRSCREGVCGSDAMNINGKNGLACLTNMNDLPNKIVLKPLPGLPVIRDLIVDMTHFFNQYHSIKPYLINPEPAPEKERLQSPEQRDELDGLYECILCASCSTSCPSFWWNPDKFVGPAGLLQAYRFIADSRDTATSERLDNLEDPYRLFRCHTIMNCVDVCPKGLNPTKAIGKIKELMVRRAV; from the coding sequence ATCATGAAACGCATTTTTGAAGTCTACCGCTACGATCCGGACAAGGACGCCGCACCGTACATGCAGACCTACGAGGTCGAACTCGACGGTCATGAGCGCATGCTGCTCGACGCCCTGGTCAAGCTCAAGAAGATCGACGAAGGCATCGCCTTCCGCCGCTCGTGCCGTGAGGGTGTGTGCGGTTCGGACGCGATGAATATCAACGGCAAGAATGGTCTGGCCTGCCTGACCAACATGAACGATCTGCCGAACAAGATCGTGCTCAAGCCGCTGCCGGGCCTGCCCGTCATTCGCGATCTGATCGTCGACATGACGCACTTCTTCAACCAGTACCACTCGATCAAGCCGTATCTGATCAATCCCGAGCCGGCACCGGAGAAGGAGCGTCTTCAGTCGCCCGAGCAACGTGATGAGCTGGATGGTCTGTACGAGTGTATTCTGTGCGCATCGTGCTCGACGTCGTGCCCGAGCTTCTGGTGGAATCCGGACAAGTTCGTCGGCCCGGCCGGTCTTCTGCAGGCTTACCGCTTCATTGCCGACAGCCGTGATACGGCGACCAGCGAGCGCCTGGACAACCTGGAAGATCCGTACCGCCTGTTCCGCTGCCACACGATCATGAACTGCGTGGATGTGTGCCCGAAGGGTCTGAACCCGACGAAGGCCATTGGCAAGATCAAGGAGCTGATGGTGCGTCGCGCCGTCTGA
- the leuC gene encoding 3-isopropylmalate dehydratase large subunit has product MAKTLYDKLWDAHVVHTEDDGTTLLYIDRHLLHEVTSPQAFEGLKLAQRPVWRLSANLAVSDHNVPTTDRTQGIADPISRLQVDTLDANCDSYGITQFKMNDLRQGIVHVIGPEQGATLPGMTVVCGDSHTSTHGAFGALAFGIGTSEVEHTLATQTLLMKKSKNMLVKVEGTLPRGCSAKDIVLAVIGRIGTAGGTGYTIEFAGSAIRSLTMEGRMTVCNMAIEAGARAGLVGVDDTTINYVKGRPFAPTGVEFQQAEAYWRTFHTDPGAQFDHVVEIDANTLRPQVSWGTSPEMVVSIEDRVPDPEKEKDPVKRSAMERALEYMALTPDTPMASINVDKVFIGSCTNSRIEDIRAAAYVVKKLGRRVASNVRLAMVVPGSGLVKHQAEQEGLDQVFKAAGFEWREPGCSMCLAMNADRLEPGERCASTSNRNFEGRQGAGGRTHLVSPAMAAAAAIEGHFVDVRRLV; this is encoded by the coding sequence ATGGCCAAGACGCTGTATGACAAATTGTGGGATGCACATGTCGTGCATACCGAGGACGATGGCACTACGCTGCTCTACATCGACCGTCACCTGTTGCACGAGGTGACCAGTCCGCAGGCGTTTGAGGGGCTAAAACTCGCGCAGCGTCCGGTCTGGCGTCTTTCTGCCAACCTCGCGGTGTCGGACCACAACGTGCCGACGACCGATCGCACGCAAGGCATTGCCGATCCGATTTCGCGCTTGCAGGTCGACACCCTCGACGCCAACTGCGACAGCTACGGCATCACCCAATTCAAAATGAACGATCTCCGTCAGGGCATCGTGCACGTGATCGGCCCGGAGCAGGGCGCCACGTTGCCGGGCATGACGGTTGTCTGCGGTGACTCGCACACCTCCACGCATGGCGCGTTCGGCGCGTTGGCATTCGGCATCGGCACGTCGGAAGTCGAGCACACGCTCGCCACCCAGACGCTGCTCATGAAGAAGAGCAAGAACATGCTCGTGAAGGTCGAGGGCACGCTGCCGCGTGGCTGTTCCGCCAAGGACATCGTGCTGGCCGTGATTGGCCGCATCGGCACGGCAGGCGGCACCGGCTACACGATCGAATTCGCCGGTTCGGCCATCCGCTCGCTCACGATGGAAGGCCGCATGACCGTGTGCAACATGGCGATCGAAGCCGGTGCGCGCGCGGGGCTGGTCGGCGTGGACGACACGACGATCAACTACGTGAAGGGGCGTCCGTTTGCGCCTACGGGTGTGGAATTCCAGCAGGCCGAGGCCTACTGGCGCACGTTCCACACCGATCCGGGGGCGCAGTTCGATCATGTGGTCGAAATCGACGCGAATACGCTGCGTCCGCAGGTGAGCTGGGGGACGTCGCCGGAGATGGTCGTGAGCATCGAAGATCGCGTGCCGGACCCGGAGAAGGAGAAGGACCCGGTCAAGCGCAGCGCGATGGAGCGTGCGCTCGAATACATGGCGCTCACGCCGGATACCCCGATGGCGAGCATCAACGTCGACAAGGTGTTCATCGGCTCGTGCACCAACTCGCGCATCGAAGACATTCGTGCGGCCGCCTATGTCGTGAAGAAGCTCGGCCGTCGCGTAGCGTCGAACGTGCGTCTGGCGATGGTGGTGCCGGGGTCGGGTCTCGTGAAGCATCAGGCCGAGCAGGAAGGGCTGGATCAGGTCTTCAAGGCCGCAGGCTTCGAATGGCGCGAGCCGGGCTGCTCGATGTGTCTGGCGATGAATGCCGACCGTCTGGAGCCGGGCGAGCGTTGCGCGTCGACCTCGAACCGCAATTTCGAGGGCCGTCAGGGCGCGGGTGGGCGTACCCATCTCGTGAGCCCCGCAATGGCCGCAGCGGCGGCCATCGAGGGTCATTTCGTCGACGTGCGACGCCTCGTCTGA
- a CDS encoding FAD assembly factor SdhE produces MPDTNHQSDPVKRARLRWRARRGLLENDLILERFFAKYEASMTDEDVGALTKLLDLSDNDLMDLLLARKEPEADLDGPDVQRLLALLRAV; encoded by the coding sequence ATGCCGGATACCAATCACCAGTCCGATCCGGTCAAACGTGCCCGCCTTCGTTGGCGGGCACGCCGCGGTTTGCTGGAAAACGATCTCATCCTCGAACGATTCTTCGCCAAGTACGAAGCGTCGATGACTGACGAGGATGTGGGCGCCCTCACAAAGCTGCTCGATTTGAGCGACAACGATTTGATGGATCTGCTGCTAGCGCGTAAAGAGCCCGAGGCGGATCTGGACGGGCCGGACGTGCAGCGCCTGCTGGCGCTTTTGCGTGCCGTGTAG
- a CDS encoding GntR family transcriptional regulator, translating into MNANVRDTSNTTPPVDAPQRQDSTRDAAPATPAPLGAATAGASPTFSPLYQQIKGLITQSLQAGEWKPGEIIPSEVDLAARYKVSQGTVRKAIDELAAENLLVRRQGRGTFVATHHEDRVQFRFLRLAPDSGEPHHPPSRLIECRRMRAPAEIARQLDLRAGDGVILIRRMMDFSDRPTVLDEIWLPGALFRGLTAERLNEYKGPMYGLFEAEFGTRMIRAVEKVRAVAADDMTAELLKVPKGFPLLSVERVSYTYGDKPVEVRRGWYVTTEHHYQNELS; encoded by the coding sequence ATGAATGCGAATGTTCGCGACACATCCAACACTACGCCGCCTGTCGATGCCCCGCAGCGACAGGACAGCACGCGCGACGCCGCACCGGCCACTCCGGCCCCGCTGGGTGCGGCAACCGCAGGAGCGTCGCCGACCTTCAGCCCGCTGTACCAGCAGATCAAGGGGCTCATTACCCAGAGCCTGCAAGCCGGCGAATGGAAGCCCGGCGAAATCATTCCCAGTGAAGTCGATCTGGCCGCCCGTTACAAGGTGAGTCAGGGAACGGTACGTAAAGCCATCGACGAATTGGCGGCCGAGAATCTGCTTGTGCGCCGTCAGGGGCGCGGCACGTTCGTGGCGACCCATCACGAAGACCGGGTGCAATTCCGGTTTCTGCGTCTTGCGCCCGATTCGGGCGAACCCCATCACCCGCCCAGTCGTCTGATCGAGTGCCGCCGTATGCGTGCACCGGCGGAAATCGCGCGTCAGCTCGATTTGCGGGCGGGCGATGGCGTCATTCTCATTCGCCGCATGATGGATTTCTCGGACCGTCCCACGGTGCTCGACGAAATCTGGCTGCCGGGCGCGCTGTTCCGGGGCCTGACGGCGGAGCGGCTCAATGAATACAAGGGGCCGATGTACGGCCTGTTCGAAGCCGAATTCGGTACCCGTATGATCCGCGCTGTGGAAAAAGTCCGCGCTGTGGCCGCAGACGACATGACGGCGGAGCTACTCAAGGTGCCGAAGGGGTTCCCGTTGTTGAGTGTGGAGCGCGTTTCCTACACTTACGGGGACAAGCCGGTGGAAGTGCGCCGGGGCTGGTACGTCACCACGGAACATCATTACCAGAACGAATTGAGTTGA
- the sdhD gene encoding succinate dehydrogenase, hydrophobic membrane anchor protein → MAQNNIGSKRLVVGAHYGLRDWIAQRMTAVIMAVYTVILLVWFFTAKDFSYEGWAGIFAHQWMKLATFVTLLALFYHAWVGIRDIWMDYVKPVGVRLALYALTIVWLLACAGYAAQILWRV, encoded by the coding sequence ATGGCACAGAACAATATCGGTTCGAAGCGCCTCGTCGTCGGCGCGCACTACGGCCTGCGCGATTGGATTGCGCAGCGTATGACGGCGGTCATCATGGCCGTCTACACCGTGATCCTGTTGGTGTGGTTCTTTACCGCCAAGGATTTCTCCTACGAAGGCTGGGCCGGCATCTTCGCGCATCAGTGGATGAAGTTGGCCACGTTCGTGACGCTGCTCGCGTTGTTCTATCACGCGTGGGTCGGCATTCGCGACATCTGGATGGACTACGTCAAGCCCGTCGGTGTGCGACTGGCGCTGTACGCGCTGACGATCGTCTGGCTGCTGGCTTGTGCCGGCTATGCCGCGCAGATTCTGTGGAGAGTGTAA
- the sdhA gene encoding succinate dehydrogenase flavoprotein subunit — translation MAAIKNSLPRRRFDVVIVGAGGSGMRASLQLAKAGLSVAVLSKVFPTRSHTVAAQGGIGASLGNMSEDNWHYHFYDTIKGSDWLGDQDAIEFMCRQAPNAVYELEHFGMPFDRNPDGTIYQRPFGGHTANYGEKPVQRACAAADRTGHALLHTLYQQNVAAKTHFFVEWMALDLIRNEEGDVLGVSALELETGDVYLLEGKCTLFATGGAGRVYNASTNAFINTGDGLGMAARAGIPLEDMEFWQFHPTGVAGAGVLITEGVRGEGGILRNSNGERFMERYAPTLKDLAPRDFVSRSMDQEIKEGRGCGPNGDYVLLDLSHIGAETIMKRLPSIREIALKFANVDAIKEPIPVVPTIHYQMGGIPTNYHGQVVLQKNGESTPVNGFYAVGECSCVSVHGANRLGTNSLLDLVVFGRAAGNHIVDFVKGHGDHKPLPADAGENALARLARLEASSSGEYAQDIANDIRATMQKHAGVFRTSALLKEGVDEIKQVAERVSSVHLKDKSKVFNTARMEALEVDNLIEVAKATMIAAEARKESRGAHAHSDYPERDDANWMRHSLFFSEGNRLDYKPVQLKPLTVDSVPPKARTF, via the coding sequence ATGGCTGCAATTAAAAATTCGCTGCCGCGCCGCCGCTTTGACGTAGTCATCGTGGGCGCAGGTGGTTCGGGCATGCGCGCTTCGCTGCAACTGGCCAAGGCCGGTCTGTCGGTGGCCGTGCTGTCCAAGGTGTTCCCCACCCGTTCGCATACCGTGGCCGCTCAGGGCGGCATCGGTGCTTCGCTCGGCAACATGAGCGAAGACAACTGGCATTACCACTTCTACGACACGATCAAGGGTTCCGACTGGCTCGGCGACCAGGACGCGATCGAGTTCATGTGCCGTCAGGCACCGAACGCCGTCTACGAGCTGGAACACTTCGGCATGCCGTTCGACCGTAACCCGGACGGCACGATTTACCAGCGCCCGTTCGGCGGCCACACGGCCAACTACGGCGAGAAGCCTGTCCAGCGCGCTTGCGCGGCCGCTGACCGTACCGGTCACGCTCTGCTGCACACGCTGTACCAGCAGAACGTGGCAGCCAAGACCCACTTCTTCGTGGAGTGGATGGCGCTCGATCTGATCCGTAACGAAGAGGGCGATGTCCTCGGCGTGTCGGCACTGGAACTCGAAACCGGCGACGTCTACCTGCTCGAAGGCAAGTGCACGTTGTTCGCGACCGGCGGTGCCGGCCGTGTGTATAACGCATCGACCAATGCGTTCATCAACACCGGTGACGGCTTGGGCATGGCCGCGCGTGCGGGCATCCCGCTCGAAGACATGGAATTCTGGCAATTCCACCCGACCGGCGTGGCCGGCGCGGGCGTGCTGATCACGGAAGGTGTGCGCGGCGAAGGCGGTATTCTGCGCAATTCGAACGGCGAGCGCTTCATGGAGCGCTATGCCCCGACGCTGAAGGATCTGGCGCCGCGTGACTTCGTGTCGCGCTCGATGGACCAGGAAATCAAGGAAGGCCGTGGTTGCGGCCCGAACGGCGACTACGTGCTGCTCGACCTCTCGCACATCGGTGCCGAGACGATCATGAAGCGCTTGCCGTCGATTCGCGAAATCGCGCTGAAGTTCGCCAACGTCGACGCGATCAAGGAACCGATCCCCGTCGTGCCGACCATCCACTATCAGATGGGCGGTATTCCGACGAACTACCATGGTCAGGTCGTCTTGCAAAAGAACGGCGAATCGACCCCCGTCAACGGCTTCTACGCCGTGGGTGAGTGCTCGTGCGTGTCGGTGCACGGGGCAAACCGTCTGGGCACCAACTCGCTGCTCGACCTCGTGGTGTTCGGCCGTGCGGCCGGCAATCACATCGTCGACTTCGTGAAGGGTCACGGCGACCACAAGCCGCTGCCCGCCGACGCCGGCGAGAATGCACTGGCGCGTCTGGCACGTCTGGAAGCCTCGAGCTCGGGCGAGTACGCGCAGGACATCGCCAACGACATCCGTGCAACGATGCAGAAGCACGCTGGTGTGTTCCGTACCTCGGCGCTGCTCAAGGAAGGCGTGGACGAAATCAAGCAAGTGGCCGAGCGCGTGTCGAGCGTCCACCTGAAGGACAAGTCGAAGGTGTTCAACACGGCGCGTATGGAAGCGCTGGAAGTGGACAACCTGATCGAAGTGGCCAAGGCCACCATGATCGCAGCCGAGGCCCGCAAGGAAAGCCGTGGGGCGCACGCGCACAGCGACTATCCGGAGCGCGACGACGCGAACTGGATGCGCCATTCGCTGTTCTTCAGCGAAGGCAACCGTCTGGATTACAAGCCGGTGCAGTTGAAGCCGCTGACCGTCGACTCGGTTCCGCCCAAGGCGCGGACGTTCTAA
- a CDS encoding malate dehydrogenase has protein sequence MAKPAMRVAVTGAAGQIGYSLLFRIANGDMLGKDQPVILQLLDLPQAQAAVKGVVMELEDCAFPLLAGVVVTDDPKVAFKDADVALLVGARPRSKGMERKDLLEANGAIFTVQGKALDEVAKRDVKVLVVGNPANTNAYIAMKSAPNLPKENFTAMLRLDHNRALSQIAAKTGKPVASIEKLAVWGNHSPTMYADYRFATIDGQNVKSLINDDVWNNDVFLPTVGKRGAAIIEARGLSSAASAANAAIDHIHDWVLGTNGKWVTMGIPSDGSYGIPEDVIYGVPVTCENGKYKRVEGLEIDAYSREKMNITLNELEEERAGVAHLLG, from the coding sequence ATGGCAAAACCCGCAATGCGTGTCGCCGTCACCGGCGCCGCTGGCCAAATCGGCTACTCCCTGCTGTTCCGTATCGCCAATGGCGACATGCTCGGCAAGGATCAGCCCGTCATCCTGCAACTGCTCGACCTCCCGCAAGCTCAAGCCGCCGTCAAGGGCGTCGTGATGGAGCTGGAAGACTGCGCCTTCCCGCTGCTCGCCGGTGTCGTCGTGACCGACGACCCGAAGGTCGCCTTCAAGGATGCCGACGTCGCCCTGCTGGTGGGTGCCCGTCCGCGCTCGAAGGGCATGGAGCGCAAGGATCTGCTCGAAGCCAACGGCGCTATCTTCACGGTGCAGGGCAAGGCCCTGGACGAAGTCGCCAAGCGTGACGTGAAGGTGCTCGTGGTCGGTAACCCGGCCAACACGAACGCCTACATCGCCATGAAGTCGGCCCCGAATCTGCCGAAGGAAAACTTCACCGCGATGCTGCGTCTGGATCACAACCGTGCCCTGTCGCAAATCGCCGCCAAGACCGGCAAGCCGGTCGCCAGCATCGAAAAGCTGGCCGTGTGGGGCAACCACTCGCCGACGATGTACGCCGACTACCGCTTCGCCACGATCGACGGCCAGAACGTCAAGTCGCTGATCAACGACGACGTGTGGAACAACGACGTGTTCCTGCCGACCGTCGGCAAGCGCGGCGCCGCCATCATCGAAGCCCGTGGCCTGTCGTCGGCCGCTTCGGCTGCCAACGCCGCCATCGACCACATCCATGACTGGGTGCTGGGCACGAATGGCAAGTGGGTCACGATGGGTATCCCGTCGGACGGCTCGTATGGCATTCCGGAAGACGTGATCTACGGCGTGCCGGTGACCTGCGAGAACGGCAAGTACAAGCGCGTGGAAGGCCTCGAGATCGACGCCTACTCGCGTGAAAAGATGAACATCACGCTGAACGAGCTCGAAGAAGAGCGCGCCGGCGTGGCACATCTGCTGGGCTAA
- the gltA gene encoding citrate synthase, with the protein MTPSDVKATLSFSDGSPSVELPIYQGTMGPDVIDIRKLYGQTGKFTYDPGFMSTASCNSAITYIDGDKGELLYRGYPIEQLATNCDFLETSYLLLKGELPNAQQKDEFVKTVTRHTMVHEQMNFFFRGFRRDAHPMAVLTGSVGALSAFYHDSLDINNPTHREVSAIRLIAKLPTLVAMAYKYSIGQPFVYPRNDLSYSANFMRMMFANPCEEYEVNDVLVRALDRILILHADHEQNASTSTVRLAGSSGANPFACIAAGIACLWGPAHGGANEAALNMLEQIGSPDNIPEFIKQVKDKNSGVKLMGFGHRVYKNYDPRAKLMRETCYEVLNELGLHDDPLFKLAMQLEKIALEDEYFVSRKLYPNVDFYSGIVQRALGIPTSMFTCIFALARTVGWIAQWNEMIGEPDQKIGRPRQLFIGHTPRDVAPVAKR; encoded by the coding sequence ATGACTCCGTCTGATGTTAAAGCCACCCTATCTTTCTCTGACGGTTCGCCCAGCGTCGAACTGCCGATCTATCAGGGAACGATGGGCCCGGATGTAATCGACATCCGCAAGCTGTACGGCCAGACCGGCAAGTTTACGTATGACCCGGGCTTCATGTCGACGGCGTCGTGCAATTCCGCCATCACCTACATCGATGGCGACAAGGGCGAACTGCTGTACCGCGGTTACCCGATCGAGCAGTTGGCCACCAACTGCGACTTCCTCGAAACCTCGTATCTGTTGCTCAAGGGCGAACTGCCCAACGCACAGCAGAAGGACGAGTTCGTCAAGACCGTGACCCGTCACACGATGGTGCACGAGCAGATGAACTTCTTCTTCCGTGGTTTCCGTCGCGATGCTCACCCGATGGCCGTGTTGACCGGTTCGGTCGGCGCGCTGTCGGCGTTCTATCACGACTCGCTGGATATCAACAATCCGACGCACCGCGAAGTCTCGGCCATTCGCCTGATCGCCAAGCTGCCGACGCTCGTCGCCATGGCGTACAAGTACAGCATCGGCCAGCCGTTCGTGTACCCGCGTAACGACCTGTCGTACAGCGCGAACTTCATGCGCATGATGTTCGCCAACCCGTGCGAGGAGTACGAAGTCAACGACGTGCTGGTGCGCGCGCTCGACCGTATCCTGATCCTGCACGCCGATCACGAGCAGAACGCTTCGACGTCGACCGTTCGTCTGGCCGGTTCGTCGGGTGCGAACCCGTTCGCCTGTATCGCTGCCGGTATCGCATGTCTGTGGGGCCCGGCACACGGTGGTGCGAACGAAGCCGCGCTGAACATGCTCGAGCAGATCGGTTCGCCGGACAACATTCCGGAATTCATCAAGCAGGTGAAGGACAAGAACTCGGGCGTGAAGCTCATGGGCTTCGGTCACCGCGTGTACAAGAACTACGACCCGCGCGCCAAGCTGATGCGCGAGACGTGCTACGAAGTGCTCAACGAACTCGGCCTGCACGACGACCCGCTGTTCAAGCTGGCCATGCAGCTCGAAAAGATCGCGCTGGAAGACGAATACTTCGTGTCGCGCAAGCTGTACCCGAACGTCGACTTCTACTCGGGTATCGTGCAGCGTGCACTGGGCATCCCGACGTCGATGTTCACCTGCATCTTCGCACTGGCACGTACCGTGGGCTGGATCGCGCAGTGGAACGAAATGATCGGCGAGCCGGATCAGAAGATCGGCCGTCCGCGTCAGTTGTTCATCGGCCACACGCCGCGCGACGTCGCGCCCGTCGCCAAGCGCTAA
- the sdhC gene encoding succinate dehydrogenase, cytochrome b556 subunit, with protein sequence MAEVVKKERPVYRNIGIGQIVTYRLPPAGIVSILHRISGVILFLLLPFVLYLFEQSLTSELSFDVLRSIASNWFVKLVILALSWGFLHHFCAGLRHLRMDFNHDAVSKEGGKNSAVVVLAVSLVLTLAVALKLFGAF encoded by the coding sequence ATGGCTGAAGTGGTAAAAAAAGAGCGGCCAGTCTACAGGAATATCGGTATCGGACAGATTGTCACGTACCGTCTCCCGCCGGCTGGTATCGTGTCCATTCTGCACCGTATTAGCGGTGTGATCTTGTTCCTTCTGTTGCCGTTCGTGCTTTATTTGTTCGAACAGAGCCTCACGTCGGAACTCAGCTTCGACGTTCTGCGAAGCATCGCCTCCAACTGGTTTGTCAAACTTGTCATCCTGGCATTGTCGTGGGGCTTCCTGCACCACTTCTGCGCCGGCTTGCGCCATCTGCGCATGGACTTCAATCACGACGCAGTGAGCAAGGAAGGCGGTAAGAATTCGGCAGTGGTCGTGCTGGCCGTGTCGCTGGTGCTGACGCTGGCCGTCGCCCTCAAGCTGTTCGGAGCGTTCTAA